DNA sequence from the Cydia fagiglandana chromosome 12, ilCydFagi1.1, whole genome shotgun sequence genome:
tgtttttggagataacaaaaacgtgttatctccgaatgggCTGTTTCATGAATCtgaaccatataattagaaagGTAAATTGGCTTTTCAAACGGGCttgttcccgttacttacgtcggggctattagcagtaagaattataaccactgcataaaggaaacaataccttttgtttaacagattagggtccgagcccgaaataatcacctgagataattcatactatactATTGTGTAGTAAACTCCAAGTTCAAACGAATCTTGTTCAAAGTTGGtgttgtaggtacttaggtaggttGGTAGGTGGCAGGTCCTTTAATATTAATACACATTGGTAACATTGTCTAAATTTTGACCACAATTGGGATGAATAGGGGaattacaaatattaaaacTTCATTCTTGTTATGTTGACATTTTAACACTCTAACATTACACAATCCAGCGCGTTTTTTAGTCAGAAATCCCGCGCCTGCATACATCAAGCTAGATTTGACATTTGGAGTTGCAGCAAGACAAGATGTTGTGATGTGAATTTTTTCCTAATCTAATTAGATATTGGTATctttaaattgtatttatattttttctagATAAGAAACAAAAGGTAGTTAATGCGGAAGGAGACTGGGATGTTGAAGACATAAGCACACGTAAAGTTAAAGAGGCTCCAAATAGCACATCTAAAAAGTTCAAAGAGAGTGATGATGAAATATCTGAGAATGAAGAAATGGAACTTGATGAAAATGCTAATTCTGATAAAGAAGGCCAATCGGATGATGAAGAAGATATTTCACATGGCGAGGAAGCTAATTCAGATGATCAAGAGGATGAAGAAGATGTTAATGAAGAAAATCAGTCTAATGAAAGTGAAGCAGAAAGTGAAACTAAAATGGAAAGTGACCAGGAGTCAGATGATAATGAACCACAGAGTAAAAAGGAAGAAATGCTTGGCAAGTTTGTAAAACCTAGTCCAGCTAAATTCAATATAAAAGAAAATGAAAGTATAACACCTGCTTTGACCTTTGAACAATTAGGCAAAAATAGAAGAAAACAAGAAATCAAAAAGCCAACAAAACCAAAAGATATACATaagaataaaaatttaaatgacaagttaCAGTCAAGGAAGTTTAAGAAAGAGTCAAGTGAGTCTCAAGTGAAAGAGACAAAGATAGTTGATCCATTCTTTATCACATCTACAGGCGAAAACTACCTGTCGGTAGCAGAACCAAGACTGCCTGATGAAGTCAAAGAAATACATAAACAGGGCAATAGAAAAGAAAGAAGGGCGGCTATGTTTGGACATGTTCCTAAAGTCAAGCCTAGACAAGATTTCAGACAAAGTAATTCAGATAGACCAAATAACTTTAGGAATAAGTTTAATGAAGATGATAGTTATGTTAAAGGAAATGATGGGAAGAATAGAAATGACTCACGATTTAATGGTAAAGATCAATTTAGAAATCAAAATGACAAGCCATTTGGTAGAAATAATCAGAGTAAAGGACGAAATGATAGACCAGGCGAAGACAGGAATGATTTTAAGGGTAGAAATGATAAGTTTAAAGGGAGAAATAATGATGCTGTAGAAACTAAAGTAGAGAAATTGCATCCATCGTGGGAGGCGAAAAAGAAACAATCAGGTATCTTACCATTCCAGGGTAAAAAGATAGTGTTTGATGAaggttaatgtaataaatattatttttcaactgatttttatttttaacagttCTTCATTGCctttaatgttaaa
Encoded proteins:
- the LOC134669606 gene encoding uncharacterized protein LOC134669606, with the protein product MEVGAVKQAFNNEVIQLKKNLNQAKIHTIHKLTRKAKKEVRKEAPEKLKEKFKRQAASAVNEVLIIKKIKPRDIARFTVTHTGELQQYLNKSMVDQDKACARLLLHKSLQQKYKHIRNTFSGIPIKDLLMSRQERLKLKREAKLDKKMKRDKKQKVVNAEGDWDVEDISTRKVKEAPNSTSKKFKESDDEISENEEMELDENANSDKEGQSDDEEDISHGEEANSDDQEDEEDVNEENQSNESEAESETKMESDQESDDNEPQSKKEEMLGKFVKPSPAKFNIKENESITPALTFEQLGKNRRKQEIKKPTKPKDIHKNKNLNDKLQSRKFKKESSESQVKETKIVDPFFITSTGENYLSVAEPRLPDEVKEIHKQGNRKERRAAMFGHVPKVKPRQDFRQSNSDRPNNFRNKFNEDDSYVKGNDGKNRNDSRFNGKDQFRNQNDKPFGRNNQSKGRNDRPGEDRNDFKGRNDKFKGRNNDAVETKVEKLHPSWEAKKKQSGILPFQGKKIVFDEG